One segment of Alistipes sp. ZOR0009 DNA contains the following:
- a CDS encoding NAD(P)H-dependent oxidoreductase, producing the protein MELLNDLNWRYATKRMNGEKVSDEKINIILESIRLSASSLGIQPYRVFVIENPALRAEIYEKACQQPQIVEGSHIIVFASFKEVNGNHVDEYLGRIAQERNMTPEQLAPFKGMIDGFLATHTPQVVSEWAARQTYIALGTGLVAAAAEKVDSTPMEGFNPAELDKILGLAEKNLRSVSILALGYRDENTDYLSKAKKIRLSKDEFFTML; encoded by the coding sequence ATGGAACTATTAAACGACCTAAACTGGCGCTATGCCACCAAAAGAATGAACGGAGAAAAGGTCTCTGACGAAAAAATTAACATCATACTTGAATCGATCAGACTTTCTGCTTCTTCGTTAGGAATACAGCCCTACCGCGTATTTGTTATAGAAAACCCAGCATTACGAGCCGAAATCTACGAAAAAGCATGTCAGCAGCCACAAATTGTTGAAGGTTCCCACATCATTGTTTTTGCCTCATTCAAAGAAGTAAATGGCAACCATGTTGATGAATATTTGGGAAGAATAGCACAAGAAAGAAATATGACGCCAGAACAGCTGGCTCCTTTCAAAGGCATGATAGATGGCTTTTTGGCGACACATACACCACAAGTTGTTTCGGAATGGGCAGCACGCCAAACCTACATTGCCTTAGGAACAGGCTTAGTTGCGGCTGCAGCCGAGAAGGTCGACTCTACACCAATGGAGGGATTCAACCCTGCGGAGCTAGACAAAATACTAGGTTTAGCAGAGAAAAATCTCAGAAGCGTTTCTATTTTGGCATTAGGATACCGAGATGAAAATACCGATTACTTATCAAAAGCAAAAAAGATACGCCTTTCTAAAGATGAGTTTTTCACCATGCTATAG
- a CDS encoding Hsp20/alpha crystallin family protein, whose protein sequence is MTLTRFSNQLPTLFERLFENDMLDWSNRNYSTTNTTLPSVNIKENEEGFEVEMAIPGMDKGDFKIELNHDVLTISSEKKVENEVKEGEHFTRREFSYQAFSRSFTLPNTVDNERINAKYENGILSVAIPKREEARPKPVRQIAIS, encoded by the coding sequence ATGACACTTACACGTTTTTCAAACCAGCTTCCAACCTTGTTTGAGCGATTATTTGAAAATGATATGTTGGATTGGTCAAACAGAAATTACTCTACAACCAACACCACGCTACCCTCTGTAAATATTAAAGAGAACGAAGAGGGATTTGAGGTCGAAATGGCTATCCCAGGAATGGATAAGGGGGATTTCAAGATAGAGCTCAACCATGATGTGCTAACAATTTCTTCTGAAAAAAAGGTGGAAAATGAGGTTAAGGAAGGGGAGCATTTTACAAGAAGGGAATTTAGTTATCAAGCATTCAGCCGATCTTTCACTTTACCTAATACGGTAGATAATGAAAGGATTAATGCTAAGTATGAGAATGGAATTTTAAGTGTAGCTATTCCTAAACGCGAAGAAGCAAGGCCAAAACCTGTACGACAAATTGCCATTTCGTAG
- a CDS encoding head GIN domain-containing protein produces MKLLKISVMAIALSAAITTTAFAKSVSDESKAKRVFVLGNFSTVSVSSGIDLYLEPSAKNEATLITEKKTLNDVEVSLKGERLVIKLKPAFMRINSSDIKVYLSYKQIRGIEASGGSDVYMNNGATLKANALSLDASGGSDLKLKIETEKLDCSLSGGSDADLFGSATYANYDLSGGSDVKAKDLASKICKIDASGGSDATVNVSEDINADASGASDIYFYGNPKKRNISASGASTIKSK; encoded by the coding sequence ATGAAATTACTAAAGATTTCTGTGATGGCCATTGCACTTAGTGCTGCAATAACCACTACTGCTTTTGCAAAAAGCGTTTCAGACGAAAGTAAGGCAAAACGAGTATTCGTTCTAGGTAACTTCAGCACCGTATCGGTATCCTCGGGCATAGACCTTTACTTGGAACCATCAGCCAAAAATGAAGCAACTCTTATAACCGAGAAAAAGACGCTTAACGATGTCGAAGTTTCTCTTAAAGGCGAAAGGCTTGTAATTAAGTTAAAGCCTGCATTTATGAGAATAAACAGTTCTGACATTAAGGTCTACCTATCTTACAAGCAAATAAGAGGAATAGAGGCTTCTGGCGGAAGCGATGTTTACATGAATAATGGAGCAACCCTCAAAGCCAACGCTCTATCGTTAGATGCAAGCGGAGGTTCTGATCTAAAGCTTAAGATCGAAACAGAGAAATTAGATTGCTCCCTATCAGGCGGAAGCGATGCCGATCTATTTGGTTCTGCAACCTATGCAAATTACGACCTCAGTGGTGGAAGCGACGTTAAAGCAAAAGATCTTGCTAGTAAAATTTGCAAAATAGATGCTTCTGGAGGTTCTGATGCTACTGTTAATGTGAGTGAGGATATTAATGCTGATGCATCTGGCGCATCTGACATTTACTTCTACGGGAATCCTAAGAAAAGAAATATATCAGCATCAGGAGCATCCACTATAAAATCGAAGTAA
- the phoU gene encoding phosphate signaling complex protein PhoU: MTHLDIELQQLKAEMGNMLHTVLFQLEKAKEACMTGNTDLAREVIAREKRVNAYELKIDRDCENVIALFNPVAIDLRLVLSTLKINSNLERIGDFAEGLAKISLDQPNGFDPELAKLIRFDEIFNDAVEMLSDVKVAFEKENSKLAASTLSKDDLLDDVNRQANGLIEGFIKQNPDKISQALDMISIVRKIERIGDHCSNIAEEIIFYIEAKVLKHQGKK; this comes from the coding sequence ATGACACATCTAGATATAGAGCTGCAGCAGCTAAAAGCAGAAATGGGGAACATGCTTCATACCGTGCTATTCCAACTAGAAAAAGCCAAGGAAGCCTGCATGACGGGGAATACCGATCTTGCCCGTGAAGTAATTGCTCGAGAAAAAAGGGTAAATGCCTACGAACTCAAAATAGATCGCGACTGTGAAAATGTCATTGCGCTATTCAACCCTGTTGCAATAGACCTTCGCCTAGTGCTTTCCACCTTAAAGATAAATTCTAACCTCGAACGAATTGGAGACTTTGCAGAAGGTCTCGCTAAAATTTCGTTAGACCAACCAAACGGTTTCGATCCAGAACTTGCCAAACTAATTCGGTTTGATGAAATTTTTAATGATGCCGTGGAGATGCTTTCCGACGTAAAAGTTGCCTTCGAAAAGGAAAACTCTAAGCTCGCCGCCTCCACCCTCTCTAAAGACGACCTGCTGGACGATGTAAACCGCCAGGCTAACGGCCTTATCGAAGGCTTCATCAAACAAAACCCAGACAAGATATCCCAAGCACTCGACATGATATCCATTGTACGTAAGATCGAACGCATTGGAGATCACTGCAGCAACATTGCAGAAGAGATCATCTTCTACATTGAAGCAAAAGTACTAAAGCATCAAGGGAAGAAGTAA
- the pstB gene encoding phosphate ABC transporter ATP-binding protein PstB, which yields MYKIEAKDVNLYYGDFHALKGISMNMKPNTVTALIGPSGCGKSTFLRSINRMNDLIEGVKITGRIAVDGEDIYRKSINIDELRKQVGMVFQKPNPFPKSIFENVAYGLRVNGEKNRSFIEDKVKESLIQAALWDEVKDKMKKSAFELSGGQQQRLCIARALAISPSVLLMDEPASALDPISTAKIEELIYELKANYTIVIVTHNMQQAGRVSDHTAFFYMGELIEFGETKKVFTNPDHTQTQNYITGRFG from the coding sequence ATGTATAAGATAGAAGCAAAAGATGTAAATCTATATTACGGAGACTTTCATGCCCTAAAAGGGATCAGCATGAACATGAAACCAAACACGGTTACCGCACTAATTGGCCCTTCGGGTTGCGGAAAATCTACCTTTCTTCGTTCCATCAACAGGATGAACGATCTAATAGAGGGAGTAAAAATTACCGGACGTATTGCCGTTGATGGCGAAGACATCTACCGAAAAAGCATCAACATAGACGAATTGCGCAAGCAAGTGGGGATGGTATTCCAAAAACCAAACCCATTCCCAAAATCGATTTTTGAAAATGTGGCTTACGGTCTACGTGTAAACGGAGAGAAAAACCGCAGTTTCATAGAGGACAAGGTTAAGGAGTCACTAATTCAGGCGGCCCTTTGGGATGAAGTTAAGGATAAGATGAAGAAATCAGCCTTCGAACTTTCGGGAGGACAGCAGCAACGTCTCTGTATAGCACGAGCTTTAGCCATTTCACCATCCGTTCTACTAATGGACGAGCCAGCATCAGCGCTAGACCCCATTTCGACGGCTAAAATAGAAGAGTTGATATACGAACTCAAAGCCAACTATACCATAGTAATAGTAACGCACAACATGCAGCAGGCTGGACGTGTAAGCGACCATACCGCCTTCTTCTACATGGGAGAATTGATCGAGTTTGGGGAAACAAAAAAAGTGTTTACTAATCCCGATCATACGCAAACCCAAAACTACATCACCGGACGTTTTGGTTAA
- the pstA gene encoding phosphate ABC transporter permease PstA yields MNKKRNIYQSKRTNQSIAFWIFRLFSVLVVAILVTILSFILIKGIGVISWDFLTKMPEDGMTKGGVLPAIIGTLCLVGGSMLFAFPIGILSGIYINEYAKNGIFVRFVRMMTNNLAGIPSIVFGMFGMALFVNYFGFGTSIIAGSLTLGLMVLPIVIRTTEEALKSIDDSFRHGSYALGASKLETIRRVILPMAYPNIVTGLVLSIGRVSGETAPILFTAAAYFLPKLPSSILDPVMALPYHLYVLSTSGTNLEASRNMAYGTALVLVVMVLIVNLMANALRKFFSKKVKMN; encoded by the coding sequence ATGAACAAAAAAAGAAACATATACCAATCAAAGCGCACCAACCAAAGCATTGCTTTTTGGATATTTAGGCTCTTCAGCGTGCTCGTTGTTGCCATACTTGTAACAATTTTATCCTTTATACTAATAAAGGGTATCGGGGTTATAAGCTGGGATTTTCTTACCAAGATGCCAGAAGATGGCATGACCAAAGGAGGTGTTTTACCAGCCATCATTGGAACGCTTTGCCTTGTGGGAGGTAGCATGCTGTTTGCCTTTCCAATCGGAATCCTTTCGGGAATATATATCAACGAGTATGCTAAAAACGGGATATTTGTGCGGTTTGTACGCATGATGACTAACAACCTTGCGGGAATCCCGTCCATCGTATTCGGAATGTTTGGAATGGCTCTTTTTGTTAACTATTTTGGATTTGGAACCTCCATTATTGCTGGATCGTTAACCCTTGGTCTGATGGTTCTCCCGATCGTTATTAGAACCACAGAAGAAGCTCTCAAATCGATTGACGACTCATTCCGACATGGTAGCTATGCGCTAGGTGCGTCAAAGTTAGAAACTATCAGAAGAGTTATTCTTCCAATGGCATACCCCAACATCGTAACAGGGTTGGTGCTATCAATTGGTCGAGTATCAGGAGAAACTGCACCCATTCTTTTTACGGCTGCAGCCTACTTCTTGCCAAAGCTACCATCGAGCATTCTCGATCCAGTAATGGCTCTTCCATACCACCTATACGTACTCTCAACCAGCGGAACGAACCTTGAAGCATCACGTAACATGGCCTACGGGACTGCTCTTGTACTGGTAGTAATGGTGCTAATTGTAAACCTTATGGCCAACGCGCTACGCAAGTTCTTCAGTAAAAAAGTAAAAATGAACTAA